A genome region from Buchnera aphidicola (Chaetogeoica yunlongensis) includes the following:
- a CDS encoding MATE family efflux transporter — translation MQKYLKEIKILLKITIPIILSQISQMSIGFINNFMIRHFKESDIASISIGTSIWFPVILFGHGLLLSLVPIISRMHGSKNIRNIPQQITNAYWLATLISIIIMIVLWNSNIIIKSIHHINPEIEKQSIKYIRILLWSTPGYLYFQVIQNQCEGLLKTKPAMFIGIIGLLLNVILNYIFMSGYCYYFNYGSMSCGISSIIVYWFMFLAMKIVTKQDKLVNYNTSNGLLKKKHLKLYLPNLKIIFNLFKIGIPIAFALFFEVILFTIITLFIASMGEIQIISQQISLNISSIIFILPLSIGTATSIRLGYYLGKKSFHKISTTILSSQIIGLILAIIISTLIILFNHQIITLYTKNKNVIELSKKITFIIASYQIFDFFQIIGNGILRSYKDTNAIFIITILSYWIIGFPCGYILAHTNYITSKMEIIGFWIGIFISLTISSILILFRIHTLKTKQIPT, via the coding sequence ATGCAAAAATATTTAAAAGAAATAAAAATATTATTAAAAATTACCATTCCTATAATTTTATCTCAAATATCACAAATGAGTATAGGATTTATAAATAATTTTATGATAAGACACTTTAAAGAAAGTGATATCGCATCAATTTCAATTGGAACATCAATTTGGTTTCCTGTTATTTTATTTGGACATGGATTATTACTATCTCTAGTACCAATCATTTCTCGCATGCACGGATCAAAAAATATCAGAAATATCCCACAACAAATTACAAATGCATACTGGTTAGCAACCTTGATATCAATAATAATTATGATTGTTTTATGGAATTCCAATATAATAATAAAATCTATACATCATATAAATCCTGAAATAGAAAAACAAAGCATAAAATACATAAGAATTTTATTATGGAGTACACCTGGTTATCTATATTTTCAAGTAATTCAAAACCAATGCGAAGGTTTACTAAAAACAAAACCTGCTATGTTTATAGGTATAATTGGATTATTATTGAATGTGATATTAAATTACATATTTATGTCAGGATATTGTTATTACTTTAATTATGGTAGCATGAGTTGCGGAATATCTTCAATTATAGTATATTGGTTCATGTTTTTAGCAATGAAAATAGTTACAAAACAAGATAAATTAGTCAATTATAATACATCTAATGGACTTTTAAAAAAAAAACATCTTAAACTATACCTTCCCAATCTAAAAATAATTTTTAATCTATTTAAAATAGGAATTCCTATTGCTTTTGCATTATTTTTCGAAGTAATTTTATTTACAATAATTACATTATTCATAGCATCTATGGGAGAAATTCAAATTATTTCACAGCAAATATCACTAAATATCAGTTCTATTATTTTTATTCTTCCACTCTCTATAGGAACAGCAACTAGTATTAGATTAGGATATTATTTAGGAAAAAAATCTTTTCATAAAATTTCTACAACTATTTTATCATCACAAATAATAGGACTAATACTTGCTATAATAATTTCAACATTAATAATATTATTTAATCATCAAATAATAACACTATACACTAAAAATAAAAATGTAATTGAATTATCAAAAAAAATTACATTTATTATAGCTAGTTATCAAATATTCGACTTTTTTCAAATTATTGGAAACGGAATTTTAAGAAGTTATAAAGATACTAATGCAATCTTTATCATTACTATTTTGTCATACTGGATAATAGGATTTCCCTGTGGATATATACTCGCACACACTAATTACATTACTTCTAAAATGGAAATTATAGGATTTTGGATTGGTATTTTTATTTCATTAACTATATCATCAATATTAATATTATTCAGAATTCACACACTTAAAACTAAACAAATCCCAACATAA
- a CDS encoding riboflavin synthase subunit alpha, translated as MVIRSSSLLVKNLELGASISCNGCCLTVRKVFNSVVSVDLVQETLRITNLDKISVSEYVNLERSLNFGEEVGGHLVSGHILTIGEICNKHKSLLNYELWIKLKNSSVLKYLFYKGFICIDGISLTVGLIRENIFCIYLIPETLSRTTIGEKKIGDSVNIEIDLYTKISVDSIERFLLKNICNQKFNNI; from the coding sequence TTGGTAATTAGATCTTCATCTTTATTAGTAAAAAATTTAGAATTAGGAGCATCTATTTCTTGTAATGGGTGTTGTTTGACTGTTAGAAAAGTTTTTAATTCAGTGGTGAGTGTTGATCTTGTTCAAGAAACTCTTAGAATTACTAATTTGGATAAAATTTCAGTAAGCGAATATGTTAATTTGGAAAGATCATTAAACTTTGGAGAAGAAGTAGGAGGACATTTAGTTTCTGGACATATATTAACTATTGGTGAAATATGTAATAAACATAAGTCACTTTTAAATTATGAATTATGGATAAAGTTAAAAAATTCTTCTGTATTAAAATATTTATTTTATAAAGGTTTTATTTGTATAGATGGAATTAGTTTAACTGTAGGTTTAATTAGAGAGAATATTTTTTGCATATACTTAATTCCAGAAACATTATCTAGAACTACAATAGGAGAAAAGAAAATAGGTGATTCTGTTAATATTGAAATAGATTTATATACTAAAATATCTGTAGATAGTATAGAACGTTTTTTATTAAAAAATATATGTAATCAAAAATTTAATAATATTTAA
- the dcd gene encoding dCTP deaminase, translated as MRLSDQDIELWIRKKKLIIHPVPDQEFIHGVTVDIRLGNEFFTFCNNFPESVDLSKSSSEVFSLLNKLTNKKEIVSNDNVFLLNPGVFVLAITFEKFIIPNNLVGWLDGRSSLARLGLMIHATSHRIDPGWKGNIVLECFNFGKTTLSLRPGMLIAALSFELLSSPSVRPYNIRSNSKYFNQTGIFFG; from the coding sequence ATGAGATTAAGTGATCAAGATATAGAGTTGTGGATAAGAAAAAAAAAATTAATAATTCATCCTGTTCCAGATCAAGAATTTATTCACGGAGTGACTGTAGATATTCGTTTGGGTAATGAGTTTTTTACTTTTTGTAATAATTTTCCTGAGAGTGTTGATTTGAGTAAATCAAGTAGTGAGGTTTTTAGTCTTTTAAATAAACTAACAAATAAAAAAGAAATTGTTTCTAATGATAATGTTTTTTTATTAAATCCTGGTGTTTTTGTTTTAGCAATCACTTTTGAAAAATTTATTATACCAAATAATTTAGTAGGGTGGTTAGATGGACGTTCTTCATTAGCTAGATTAGGTTTAATGATACATGCTACTTCTCATCGCATAGACCCTGGTTGGAAAGGAAATATTGTTTTAGAATGTTTTAATTTTGGTAAAACAACTTTATCTTTGCGTCCTGGAATGTTAATTGCTGCACTAAGTTTTGAATTATTGTCTAGTCCTTCGGTACGTCCTTATAATATTAGATCTAATTCTAAATATTTTAATCAAACTGGAATTTTTTTTGGTTGA
- the metG gene encoding methionine--tRNA ligase, whose product MKKKILVTCAFPYANGDLHIGHMLEHIQADIWVRYKKMKKYEIWFICSDDAHGTPIMLKSDSLNLSPEKYISYIYKNHVRDLKNFNINYDNYYSTHSLENLFFLKKIYSSLKKQGLIIKKDIFQLFDDFKKIFLPDRYVKGSCPICYKHDQYGDHCEVCGASYSAVDLLNPVSILSGYTPILKKSLHFFFNLPYFKDFLKSWISSDVFQGSVMNKLSEWLKLGLKEWDISRDSPYFGFNIPEFLDKYFYVWLDAPIGYISTFKNLCNKNHDINFFDFWNKDSNCELYHFIGKDIIYFHSFFWPSILEAINFRKPTKIFVHGHVTMNGLKLSKSKGTLVLAKKWLKYLDSDSLRYYYASKLSSKVQDIEINFDHFVGKVNSDIVNKIVNLASRVSYFINFRFGSMLSSRIDNLMLYDKFINSSIYIENMFERCEFNLVVIKVISLADLANSYIDDKKPWELAKHVKYDIILHDVCTMAINLFRILATWLKPIVPDLVEKVEEFLNITLLWEDISSPLLNHNISMFKNLRNRIDLNNCLKILV is encoded by the coding sequence ATGAAAAAAAAAATTTTAGTTACTTGCGCTTTTCCATATGCTAATGGAGATTTACATATTGGACATATGTTAGAACATATACAAGCAGATATTTGGGTTCGTTATAAAAAAATGAAAAAATATGAGATTTGGTTTATTTGTTCTGATGATGCTCATGGAACTCCAATTATGCTAAAATCTGATAGCTTGAATCTTTCTCCAGAAAAATATATTTCTTATATTTATAAAAATCATGTTCGTGATTTAAAAAATTTTAATATAAATTATGATAATTATTATTCGACTCATAGTTTAGAAAATTTATTTTTTTTAAAAAAAATATATTCAAGTTTAAAGAAACAAGGATTGATTATAAAAAAAGATATATTTCAGTTATTTGATGATTTTAAAAAAATATTTCTTCCTGATCGCTATGTTAAAGGCTCTTGTCCTATTTGTTATAAACATGATCAATATGGTGATCATTGTGAAGTTTGTGGTGCTTCGTATTCTGCTGTGGATTTATTAAATCCGGTTTCTATTTTATCTGGATATACCCCTATACTTAAAAAATCATTACACTTTTTTTTTAATTTGCCTTATTTTAAAGATTTTTTAAAATCTTGGATATCTTCTGATGTTTTTCAGGGATCAGTAATGAATAAATTAAGTGAATGGTTGAAACTTGGTTTAAAAGAATGGGATATCTCTAGAGATTCACCTTATTTTGGATTTAATATTCCTGAATTTTTAGATAAATATTTTTATGTATGGTTAGATGCTCCTATTGGTTATATTAGTACTTTTAAAAATTTATGTAATAAAAATCATGATATAAATTTTTTTGATTTTTGGAATAAAGATTCTAATTGCGAATTATATCATTTTATAGGTAAGGACATTATTTATTTTCATAGTTTTTTTTGGCCTTCTATATTAGAAGCAATTAATTTTAGAAAACCTACTAAAATTTTTGTTCATGGTCATGTAACTATGAATGGATTAAAGTTATCAAAATCGAAAGGTACTCTTGTTTTAGCTAAAAAATGGTTAAAATATTTAGATTCAGATAGTTTGCGTTATTATTATGCAAGTAAATTATCTTCTAAAGTACAGGATATAGAAATTAATTTTGATCATTTCGTTGGTAAAGTTAATTCTGATATTGTTAATAAAATTGTAAATTTAGCTTCTAGAGTATCATATTTTATAAATTTTAGATTTGGAAGTATGCTTTCTTCTCGTATAGATAATTTAATGTTGTATGATAAGTTTATTAATTCTTCTATTTATATTGAAAATATGTTTGAACGATGTGAATTTAATTTAGTTGTGATTAAGGTAATTTCCTTAGCTGATTTAGCAAATAGTTATATAGATGACAAAAAACCATGGGAATTAGCAAAACATGTTAAGTATGATATAATTTTGCATGATGTGTGTACTATGGCAATAAATTTATTTAGAATTTTAGCAACATGGCTAAAACCTATTGTTCCTGATTTAGTAGAAAAAGTAGAAGAATTTTTGAATATAACATTACTATGGGAGGATATTAGTTCTCCTTTATTAAATCATAATATTTCTATGTTTAAGAATTTAAGAAATAGAATAGATTTAAATAATTGTTTAAAGATTTTAGTTTAA
- the rsxA gene encoding electron transport complex subunit RsxA yields the protein MMYYFLLFMSNILINNFVLVRFLGLCPFMGISKTINSAVGMGVSTTCVIVFVSLISWIINCYILIPFQLEHLRIMIYMLVISISVQIIEILIKKFSPVLYKLLGIYLPLITTNCSVLAIPLLNTRLNFGFIESFVYGLSSALGFFLVLVIFSSIRERISESDIPIYFRGYPIVLITASLLSVSFMGFNGLIKL from the coding sequence ATTATGTATTATTTTTTATTATTCATGAGTAATATATTGATTAATAATTTTGTATTAGTGAGATTTTTAGGATTATGTCCTTTTATGGGAATATCTAAAACTATTAATTCAGCTGTAGGTATGGGTGTATCTACTACTTGTGTCATTGTTTTTGTATCATTAATATCTTGGATAATTAATTGTTATATTTTAATTCCATTTCAGTTAGAGCATCTTAGAATAATGATTTATATGTTAGTTATTTCAATTAGTGTACAAATTATTGAAATTTTAATAAAAAAATTTAGTCCTGTTTTGTATAAATTATTAGGAATATATTTACCTTTGATAACTACTAATTGTTCTGTATTAGCAATTCCTTTATTAAATACTAGGTTAAATTTTGGTTTTATTGAATCATTTGTGTATGGATTAAGTTCTGCTTTAGGTTTTTTTTTAGTTTTAGTAATATTTTCTAGTATAAGAGAACGAATTTCTGAATCTGATATACCTATTTATTTTCGTGGTTATCCCATCGTGTTAATTACTGCTAGTTTGTTATCTGTTTCTTTTATGGGTTTTAATGGATTAATAAAGTTATAG
- the tilS gene encoding tRNA lysidine(34) synthetase TilS: protein MLTKFIKKIQTYKILLAYSGGIDSTFLLYQFLNFKKKNNKFEFRTIHINHQLHLNSKKWSEHCKNVCKKHKIPIVIKKINIKKSGNIEEQSRKFRYAAIYKALNPNERIVTGHNLNDQCENIFLALKRGSGITGLSGMSYIQDTQQNKKKIIRPLLTISRENIKKWMINSNISWIEDSSNHDIYHDRNFLRHKIIPKLKQRWPYFEKNCAKSIQILNEEKKILKNFTKKILKQHLISNSILNISTLKYKKKELFKIILRNWITLNQNIIPSFKIINEIYKQTLFSKIDSQPKIKIKNYQIQKYKNYIYLNKKIPNIENLILIWKNIEKNLLLPYKLGYITKNNFGTEIPYPQKNEIINIRFFTKKKFILNKNSKRTTLKKIFKINYLAPWYRQKTPLIFYNNNFICALGLCITYQKEINKNFNSKNKLKLSWINKI from the coding sequence ATGCTAACAAAATTTATAAAAAAAATACAAACATATAAAATATTATTAGCATATAGCGGTGGTATTGATTCCACATTTTTATTATATCAATTCTTAAATTTCAAAAAAAAAAATAATAAATTTGAATTTAGAACCATACACATCAATCATCAATTACACCTAAATTCTAAAAAATGGAGTGAACATTGTAAAAATGTATGTAAAAAACATAAAATTCCTATTGTAATAAAAAAAATAAATATAAAAAAAAGTGGAAACATTGAAGAACAATCTAGAAAATTTAGATATGCTGCAATATATAAAGCACTAAATCCAAATGAACGAATTGTAACCGGACATAATCTAAATGATCAATGCGAAAATATTTTTTTAGCATTAAAAAGAGGAAGCGGAATTACTGGATTAAGTGGAATGTCTTATATTCAAGATACACAACAAAATAAAAAAAAAATTATTAGACCTCTTTTAACAATTTCTAGAGAGAATATAAAAAAATGGATGATCAACAGTAACATATCTTGGATTGAAGATTCTAGTAACCATGACATATATCATGATAGAAATTTTTTAAGACATAAAATAATTCCAAAATTAAAACAACGATGGCCTTACTTTGAAAAAAATTGTGCTAAAAGTATCCAAATACTAAATGAAGAAAAAAAAATCTTAAAAAATTTTACAAAAAAAATATTAAAACAACATCTAATATCAAATTCTATTTTAAATATTTCTACACTAAAATATAAAAAAAAGGAATTATTTAAAATTATTTTAAGAAATTGGATAACTTTAAATCAAAATATAATACCATCTTTTAAAATAATAAACGAAATATACAAACAAACACTATTTTCAAAAATAGATTCACAACCTAAAATTAAAATCAAAAATTACCAAATTCAAAAATATAAAAATTATATTTATCTAAACAAGAAAATACCAAATATAGAAAATTTAATTTTAATTTGGAAAAATATAGAAAAAAATTTATTACTACCATACAAATTAGGATACATCACTAAAAACAACTTCGGAACAGAAATACCTTATCCACAAAAAAACGAAATTATTAATATCCGATTTTTCACTAAAAAAAAATTTATTTTAAATAAAAACTCTAAAAGAACAACTTTAAAAAAAATATTTAAAATAAATTATTTAGCTCCATGGTATAGACAAAAAACTCCATTAATATTTTATAATAATAACTTTATTTGTGCATTAGGACTATGCATTACATATCAAAAAGAAATTAATAAAAATTTTAATTCAAAAAATAAATTAAAATTATCATGGATAAATAAAATTTAA